A genomic window from Pseudomonas argentinensis includes:
- a CDS encoding 50S ribosomal protein L11 methyltransferase — protein sequence MNPPQHLQTALRELLGDARLSPTTLPDTDLRLWLIDPANMDRCFSPEETRRILEEPPYWCFCWASGLVLVDWLARHPEWVRGKRVLDLGSGSGVAAIAAARAGAAQVVACDLDSLALAACRANAALNGVQLDYSSDLYAERRDYDLAIVADVLYDRSNLPLLDRVLDHASEVLVADSRVRDFDHPRYRRIAGLQGCTWPDLAEPETFRHVSLYHAATVHL from the coding sequence GTGAACCCACCGCAGCACCTGCAGACCGCCTTGCGCGAACTGCTCGGCGATGCACGGCTGAGCCCTACCACGCTGCCGGACACCGACCTGCGCCTGTGGCTGATCGACCCGGCGAACATGGACCGCTGCTTCAGCCCGGAGGAAACCCGGCGCATTCTCGAGGAACCGCCCTACTGGTGTTTCTGCTGGGCCAGTGGCCTGGTGCTGGTGGACTGGCTGGCGCGCCACCCCGAGTGGGTGCGCGGTAAACGGGTGCTGGACCTGGGCTCCGGCTCGGGCGTGGCCGCCATCGCCGCCGCCCGTGCCGGCGCCGCCCAGGTGGTGGCCTGCGACCTGGATTCCCTGGCCCTGGCCGCCTGCCGGGCCAACGCCGCGCTCAATGGCGTACAGCTCGATTATTCGAGCGACCTCTACGCCGAGCGCCGCGACTACGACCTGGCCATCGTCGCCGACGTGCTCTACGACCGCAGCAACCTGCCCCTGCTCGACCGCGTGCTCGACCATGCCAGCGAGGTGCTGGTGGCCGACTCCCGGGTGCGCGACTTCGACCACCCGCGCTACCGGCGCATCGCCGGCTTGCAGGGCTGCACCTGGCCCGACCTGGCCGAGCCGGAAACCTTCCGACACGTCAGCCTGTATCACGCCGCCACGGTGCACTTGTAG
- the trxA gene encoding thioredoxin — MSDTPYIFDINGAAQFEQLVIENSFNKPVLVDFWAEWCAPCKALMPVLAQITEGYQGELLLAKINCDIEQEIVARFGIRSLPTVVLFKNGQPVDGFQGAQPESAIRALLQPHVAEPQAPQADLLEVAQAAFAEGRIGEAEAALKELLTENNENAAALILYARCVAERGELSEAEQVLGAVKGDEHKQALAGARAQITFLRQAADLPDAATLKSRLAQNGEDDEAAYQLAIQQLARQQYEPALDGLLKLFVRNRNYADGLPHKTLLQVFDLLGNDNPLVTTYRRRVYQALY, encoded by the coding sequence ATGAGCGACACCCCCTACATCTTCGATATCAATGGCGCCGCCCAGTTTGAGCAACTGGTGATCGAGAACTCGTTCAACAAACCGGTGCTCGTCGACTTCTGGGCCGAGTGGTGCGCGCCCTGCAAGGCGCTGATGCCGGTGCTGGCGCAGATCACCGAGGGTTACCAGGGCGAGCTGCTGCTGGCCAAGATCAATTGCGACATCGAGCAGGAAATCGTCGCCCGCTTCGGCATTCGCAGTCTGCCGACCGTGGTGCTGTTCAAGAACGGCCAGCCGGTCGATGGCTTCCAGGGCGCCCAGCCGGAGTCGGCGATCCGTGCCCTGCTGCAACCTCACGTCGCCGAGCCGCAAGCACCCCAGGCCGACCTGCTGGAAGTCGCCCAGGCGGCATTCGCCGAGGGCCGCATCGGTGAAGCCGAGGCCGCGCTCAAGGAGCTGCTGACGGAGAACAACGAGAACGCCGCGGCGCTGATTCTCTACGCCCGCTGTGTGGCCGAACGGGGCGAACTGAGCGAAGCCGAGCAGGTGCTCGGCGCGGTGAAGGGCGATGAACACAAGCAGGCCCTCGCTGGCGCCCGTGCGCAGATCACCTTTCTGCGTCAGGCCGCCGATCTGCCGGACGCCGCCACCCTGAAGAGCCGCCTGGCCCAGAATGGCGAGGATGACGAAGCCGCCTATCAGCTGGCCATCCAGCAGCTCGCCCGCCAGCAGTACGAGCCGGCCCTGGATGGCTTGCTGAAGCTGTTCGTGCGCAACCGCAATTACGCCGACGGCCTGCCGCACAAGACCTTGCTGCAGGTATTCGACCTGCTCGGCAACGACAACCCGCTGGTTACTACCTACCGCCGCCGGGTGTACCAGGCGCTGTACTAA
- a CDS encoding DUF2796 domain-containing protein — MRHLLLALPFALLPLAAAQAHDDHEHGSLGKHEHGVATLNVALEGSTLEIELQSPAMNIVGFEHAATSDADKKTVTAARALLEKPLALFSLPAAAGCSLSENEVRSPLFGHAEADHDHDHDHDHDEHADGDDHHHEHSDIDADYSFTCKQPGELKTLDLSAFYKQFPATQKINVQLIGPSGQQGVESTPANPRLTF, encoded by the coding sequence ATGCGCCACCTGCTGCTCGCCCTGCCCTTCGCCCTGCTGCCCCTGGCCGCCGCCCAGGCCCACGATGACCATGAACACGGCAGCCTTGGCAAACACGAACACGGCGTTGCCACCCTGAATGTGGCACTGGAAGGCAGCACCCTGGAAATCGAGCTGCAAAGCCCGGCGATGAACATCGTCGGCTTCGAGCATGCCGCCACCAGCGATGCCGACAAGAAGACCGTCACCGCCGCCCGCGCCCTGCTGGAAAAGCCCTTGGCGCTGTTCAGCCTGCCCGCCGCTGCCGGCTGCAGCCTGAGCGAAAACGAAGTACGTAGCCCGCTGTTCGGCCATGCAGAAGCCGACCATGATCATGACCACGACCACGACCACGATGAGCATGCCGATGGCGACGACCATCACCACGAGCACAGCGATATCGATGCCGACTACAGCTTTACCTGCAAACAGCCGGGCGAGCTGAAGACCCTCGACCTGTCGGCCTTCTACAAGCAGTTCCCGGCCACCCAGAAGATCAACGTACAACTGATCGGCCCGAGCGGCCAGCAGGGTGTCGAATCGACCCCGGCCAACCCGCGCCTGACCTTCTGA
- a CDS encoding ABC transporter ATP-binding protein, with protein MTTALIELTDLGFAWPGQDELLDIPHFHLQRGESLFLKGPSGSGKTTLLGLLGGVQKPGRGTIRLLGEDLATLSAARRDRFRVDHTGYIFQQFNLLPFLSVRDNVELPCRFSRLRAERAAQRYGSVDGAAGKLLEHLGLRPELLERRADSLSIGQQQRVAAARALIGQPELVIADEPTSALDADARQAFLELLFGECRDVGASLLFVSHDQSLAALFDRSLSLAELNRASKPQEV; from the coding sequence ATGACCACAGCACTGATCGAACTCACCGACCTCGGCTTCGCCTGGCCCGGCCAGGACGAGCTTCTGGACATCCCCCATTTTCATCTGCAACGCGGCGAAAGCCTGTTTCTCAAGGGCCCCAGCGGCAGCGGCAAGACCACCCTGCTCGGCCTGCTCGGCGGCGTGCAGAAACCCGGGCGCGGCACCATTCGCCTGCTCGGCGAAGACCTCGCCACGCTCTCGGCGGCGCGCCGCGATCGCTTTCGCGTCGACCACACCGGCTACATCTTCCAGCAGTTCAACCTGCTGCCGTTTCTCAGCGTGCGCGACAACGTCGAGCTGCCCTGCCGCTTCTCGCGCCTGCGTGCCGAGCGCGCGGCGCAGCGCTATGGCAGCGTCGATGGGGCCGCCGGCAAGCTGCTGGAGCACCTGGGCCTGCGCCCGGAGCTGCTCGAACGCCGCGCCGATTCGCTGTCCATCGGCCAGCAGCAACGGGTTGCCGCGGCCCGCGCACTGATCGGCCAGCCGGAATTGGTGATCGCCGACGAACCGACTTCGGCACTGGACGCCGATGCCCGCCAGGCGTTTCTCGAGTTGCTGTTCGGCGAATGCCGCGATGTCGGCGCCAGCCTGCTGTTCGTCAGCCACGACCAGAGCCTGGCCGCGTTGTTCGACCGCAGCCTGTCGCTGGCTGAACTCAACCGCGCCAGCAAGCCCCAGGAGGTCTGA
- a CDS encoding ABC transporter permease — MFLLRLALASLANRRFTALLTVFAIALSVCLLLAVERVRTEARASFANTISGTDLIVGARSGSVNLLLYSVFRIGNATNNIRWDSFEKLAAHRQVDWAIPISLGDSHRGYRVMGTNQDYFDHYHYGRGQALQLAQGERFHDLFDVVLGAEVAQALNYKLGDQLVLSHGVAAISLQQHDDKPFVVSGILARTGTPVDRTLHISLEGMEALHVDWQNGVPARGAGKVSAEQARHMDLQPKAITAAMLGLKSKIATFAVQREVNEYRGEPLLAILPGVALQELWSLMGTAEKALFVVSLFVVLTGLIGMLTAILTSLNERRREMAILRSVGARPRHVASLLILEAFSLAVAGVVAGTALLYAGIAGAQGYVQANYGLYLPLSAPTPYEWTLLGAILAAALLMGCVPAWRAYRQSLADGLSIRV, encoded by the coding sequence GTGTTCCTGTTACGACTCGCCCTGGCCAGCCTGGCCAACCGCCGCTTCACCGCCCTGCTCACGGTATTCGCCATCGCCCTGTCGGTGTGCCTGCTGCTCGCCGTGGAGCGGGTGCGTACCGAAGCCCGCGCCAGCTTCGCCAATACCATCAGCGGTACCGACCTGATCGTCGGCGCCCGCTCCGGCAGCGTCAACCTGCTGCTCTACTCGGTGTTCCGCATCGGCAACGCCACCAACAACATCCGCTGGGACAGCTTCGAGAAGCTCGCCGCCCACCGCCAGGTCGACTGGGCAATTCCCATTTCCCTGGGCGACTCGCACCGAGGCTACCGGGTGATGGGCACCAACCAGGACTACTTCGACCACTACCATTACGGCCGTGGCCAGGCCCTGCAACTGGCCCAGGGCGAGCGCTTCCACGATCTGTTCGACGTGGTGCTCGGCGCCGAAGTGGCCCAGGCACTGAACTACAAGCTCGGCGACCAGCTGGTGCTGTCCCACGGTGTCGCGGCCATCAGCCTGCAGCAGCACGACGACAAGCCCTTCGTGGTCAGCGGTATCCTGGCGCGCACCGGCACCCCGGTAGACCGCACCCTGCACATCTCCCTGGAAGGCATGGAGGCGCTGCACGTCGACTGGCAAAACGGCGTACCGGCCCGCGGCGCCGGCAAGGTCAGCGCCGAGCAGGCGCGCCATATGGATCTGCAGCCCAAGGCAATCACCGCGGCGATGCTGGGCCTCAAAAGCAAGATCGCCACCTTCGCCGTGCAGCGCGAGGTCAACGAATACCGCGGCGAGCCGTTGCTGGCGATTCTCCCCGGTGTCGCCCTGCAGGAGCTGTGGAGCCTGATGGGCACCGCGGAAAAGGCGCTGTTCGTGGTCTCGCTGTTCGTGGTGCTGACCGGGCTGATCGGCATGCTCACGGCGATTCTCACCAGCCTCAACGAGCGGCGCCGGGAGATGGCCATCCTCCGCTCGGTCGGTGCGCGGCCCCGGCATGTCGCCAGCCTGCTGATCCTCGAAGCCTTTTCGCTGGCGGTCGCCGGCGTGGTGGCGGGCACCGCACTGCTGTATGCCGGTATCGCCGGTGCCCAGGGCTACGTGCAGGCCAACTACGGCCTGTATCTACCCCTCAGCGCACCGACGCCCTATGAGTGGACGCTGCTCGGCGCTATTCTGGCAGCCGCCCTGCTGATGGGCTGCGTGCCGGCCTGGCGCGCGTATCGCCAGTCGCTGGCCGATGGGCTGTCCATTCGGGTGTGA
- a CDS encoding DUF3299 domain-containing protein: protein MRRALLTALLLTLASPLWATELRTLNWQELIPKDAPPQVPQMTPMHDMSQLGDALSEGGAASLQQFPSAPVVKEMDGQQVKIPGYIVPLDVTEEGRVTEFLLVPYFGACIHVPPPPSNQIIHVTTELGVLLDALYQPFWIEGPLKVEHSSSELAEVGYQLAADKIYPYELPAN, encoded by the coding sequence ATGCGTCGCGCTCTGCTTACCGCTCTGCTCCTCACCCTCGCCTCGCCGCTCTGGGCCACCGAACTGCGTACCCTGAACTGGCAGGAGCTGATTCCCAAGGATGCGCCGCCACAGGTGCCGCAGATGACCCCGATGCACGACATGTCGCAGCTGGGCGACGCGCTGTCCGAGGGCGGCGCGGCCTCGCTGCAGCAGTTCCCGTCGGCACCGGTGGTCAAGGAGATGGACGGCCAGCAGGTGAAGATCCCCGGCTATATCGTGCCGCTGGACGTCACCGAAGAAGGCCGCGTGACCGAATTCCTGCTGGTGCCCTACTTCGGCGCCTGTATCCATGTGCCACCACCGCCGTCCAATCAGATCATCCACGTCACCACCGAACTGGGCGTGCTGCTCGATGCGCTGTACCAGCCGTTCTGGATCGAAGGCCCGCTCAAGGTCGAGCACAGCAGCAGCGAACTGGCGGAAGTCGGCTACCAGCTGGCGGCCGACAAGATCTATCCCTACGAACTGCCAGCCAATTAG
- a CDS encoding OmpW/AlkL family protein encodes MYKSLFPASLIALALAAPIAQAHQAGDILVRAGAITVNPEADSSSVKVDRGGLAGADLGGKATMSSDTQLGLNFAYMLTDHLGIELLAATPFEHDVKIKGTVLDAANGKLGTLKHLPPTLSLVYYPLDAKSAFQPYVGGGINYTWIYDEHVGSGASSAGFDNFRAKNSWGLAWQIGADYMLTDKLMINAQARYIDIDTTAYVDNTALGVRAKVDVDVDPFVYMVGLGYKF; translated from the coding sequence ATGTACAAGTCGCTGTTCCCTGCCTCACTGATCGCCCTGGCGCTGGCAGCCCCCATTGCCCAGGCACACCAGGCCGGAGACATCCTCGTGCGCGCCGGCGCCATTACCGTCAACCCGGAAGCGGACAGCTCCTCGGTCAAGGTTGACCGCGGCGGCCTGGCGGGCGCCGACCTGGGCGGCAAGGCGACCATGAGCAGCGACACCCAGCTGGGCCTGAACTTCGCCTATATGCTGACCGACCACCTGGGTATCGAACTGCTCGCCGCCACGCCGTTCGAGCATGACGTGAAGATCAAGGGCACCGTGCTGGACGCCGCCAACGGCAAGCTCGGCACCCTCAAGCACCTGCCACCGACCCTGAGCCTGGTGTACTACCCGCTGGATGCCAAGTCGGCCTTCCAGCCCTATGTCGGCGGCGGTATCAACTACACCTGGATCTACGACGAACACGTGGGCAGCGGCGCCTCGTCAGCCGGCTTCGACAATTTCCGCGCCAAGAACTCCTGGGGCCTGGCCTGGCAGATCGGGGCCGACTACATGCTCACCGACAAGCTGATGATCAACGCCCAGGCCCGCTATATCGACATCGACACCACCGCCTACGTGGACAATACCGCCCTGGGCGTACGCGCCAAGGTCGACGTGGATGTGGACCCGTTCGTGTATATGGTGGGCCTGGGTTACAAGTTCTGA
- a CDS encoding NAD-dependent epimerase/dehydratase family protein — MSDQPVLVTGGAGFIGSNLVDALLARGHSVRVLDNLSMGKLSNLPLDHHRLSFIEGDVADAALVSRAVAGCSAVVHLAAVASVQASVDDPVSTHQSNFIGTLNICEAMREHGVRRVVFASSAAVYGNNGEGVAIDEDTAKAPLTPYASDKLASEHYLGFYGRQHGLEPAIFRFFNVFGPRQDPSSPYSGVISIFTQRAQQGLPISVFGDGEQTRDFFYVADLVELLLQALDARRPATGAVNVGWNQAVSLKQLLTQIGELLGGLPAVTHLEARAGDIRHSRADNGRLASEYRLPAQTSLRDGLAALLNG, encoded by the coding sequence ATGTCTGATCAACCTGTTCTCGTCACCGGTGGTGCCGGCTTTATCGGCTCCAATCTGGTCGACGCCCTGCTTGCGCGCGGGCACAGTGTGCGCGTGCTGGATAACCTGTCCATGGGCAAGCTGAGCAATCTGCCGCTGGATCATCACCGCCTGAGCTTTATCGAAGGCGACGTGGCCGATGCCGCCCTGGTCAGCCGCGCGGTGGCCGGTTGCAGCGCCGTGGTGCACCTGGCGGCCGTGGCCTCGGTGCAGGCCTCGGTGGACGACCCGGTCAGCACCCACCAGAGCAACTTCATCGGCACCCTGAACATCTGCGAAGCGATGCGCGAGCACGGTGTGCGCCGCGTGGTGTTCGCCTCCAGCGCCGCGGTGTATGGCAACAACGGCGAAGGCGTGGCCATCGACGAAGACACCGCCAAGGCGCCGTTGACACCCTACGCGTCGGACAAGCTGGCCAGCGAGCACTACCTGGGGTTCTACGGGCGGCAACACGGGCTGGAGCCGGCGATCTTCCGCTTCTTCAACGTGTTCGGCCCGCGCCAGGATCCGTCGTCACCCTACTCGGGGGTGATCAGCATCTTCACCCAGCGCGCCCAGCAGGGCCTGCCGATCAGCGTGTTCGGTGACGGCGAGCAGACCCGGGATTTCTTCTACGTCGCCGATCTGGTGGAGTTGCTGCTGCAGGCGCTGGACGCCAGGCGGCCGGCTACCGGTGCGGTGAACGTGGGCTGGAACCAGGCGGTGAGCCTCAAGCAGTTGCTGACGCAGATCGGCGAGCTGCTCGGCGGGCTGCCGGCCGTGACTCACCTCGAGGCGCGGGCAGGGGATATCCGCCATTCCCGTGCCGACAATGGCCGTCTGGCCAGCGAGTACCGGCTGCCGGCGCAGACGTCGCTGCGTGATGGGCTGGCGGCGTTGCTCAATGGCTGA
- a CDS encoding sugar nucleotide-binding protein, with protein sequence MRMRLLLLGGGSTLGRALIRLGAEEDIGFLAPRPPAQGWDAASLTQLVDDTRPDAVINLAYYFDWFQASKVSEERFTAQERAVERLAELCQHHDIRLLQPSSYRVFDGSRATAYSEKDETQPLSMRGQVLVRMEQSVRALCPRHVLLRFGWILDDSPDGLLARFLVRAERDKALFLADDRRGNPTPVEDAARVILAVLKQLDCAAPLWGTYHYGGHEATTALALGQAMLSEARHLRQNLLEEICGQAHAARGDASEEPQHGVLACKKILHTFGVKPRAWRAGLPSLLEHYYRHV encoded by the coding sequence ATGCGCATGCGCCTGTTGTTGCTGGGTGGTGGCAGTACGCTGGGTCGGGCGTTGATTCGTCTGGGGGCCGAAGAAGACATCGGTTTCCTTGCCCCGCGCCCGCCGGCCCAGGGTTGGGATGCCGCCAGCCTGACTCAGTTGGTCGACGATACCCGCCCTGATGCGGTGATCAACCTCGCTTACTATTTCGACTGGTTTCAGGCCTCCAAGGTCAGCGAAGAGCGTTTCACTGCCCAGGAGCGTGCGGTCGAGCGCCTGGCCGAGCTCTGCCAGCATCACGACATTCGCCTGCTGCAGCCATCCAGCTACCGGGTGTTCGATGGCTCCCGCGCCACCGCCTACAGCGAGAAGGACGAAACCCAGCCCCTGAGCATGCGTGGCCAGGTGCTGGTGCGCATGGAGCAGAGCGTGCGCGCCCTGTGCCCGCGTCACGTGCTGCTGCGTTTCGGCTGGATCCTCGATGACAGCCCGGACGGCCTGCTGGCGCGCTTTCTGGTACGCGCCGAGCGTGACAAGGCGCTGTTCCTGGCCGACGACCGGCGCGGCAACCCGACGCCGGTGGAGGATGCCGCGCGGGTAATCCTTGCCGTGCTCAAGCAGCTCGACTGCGCCGCGCCGCTATGGGGCACCTACCACTACGGTGGCCACGAGGCGACCACGGCGCTGGCCCTGGGCCAGGCGATGCTCAGCGAGGCCCGGCACCTGCGCCAGAACCTGCTGGAAGAAATCTGCGGCCAGGCCCATGCCGCCAGGGGCGACGCCTCGGAAGAGCCGCAGCACGGCGTCCTGGCGTGCAAGAAGATCCTTCACACCTTCGGCGTCAAGCCGCGCGCCTGGCGTGCCGGCCTGCCGAGCCTGCTGGAGCACTATTACCGCCATGTCTGA
- a CDS encoding single-stranded DNA-binding protein, giving the protein MARGVNKVILVGTCGQDPETRYLPSGNAVTNLSLATSEQWTDKQTGQRVEKTEWHRVSLFGKVAEIAGEYLRKGSQVYIEGKLQTREWEKDGVKRYTTEIIVDMQGTMQLLGGRPDGAGGGEPRQSRPAPQREPQQQAPRQSAPQQQKPQPAQDYDSFDDDIPF; this is encoded by the coding sequence ATGGCCCGTGGGGTTAACAAAGTCATTCTGGTCGGTACCTGCGGACAGGATCCGGAAACGCGCTATCTGCCCAGCGGCAATGCCGTGACCAACCTGAGCCTGGCTACCAGCGAGCAGTGGACGGACAAGCAGACCGGTCAGCGCGTCGAGAAAACCGAGTGGCACCGTGTGTCGCTGTTCGGCAAGGTCGCCGAGATCGCCGGTGAGTACCTGCGCAAGGGCTCCCAGGTCTACATCGAGGGCAAGCTGCAGACCCGCGAGTGGGAAAAGGACGGCGTGAAGCGCTACACCACCGAGATCATCGTCGACATGCAGGGCACCATGCAACTGCTCGGCGGCCGTCCTGACGGCGCTGGTGGTGGTGAGCCGCGTCAGTCGCGCCCGGCACCGCAGCGCGAGCCGCAGCAGCAGGCGCCCCGCCAGTCCGCGCCGCAGCAGCAGAAGCCGCAGCCGGCCCAGGACTACGACAGCTTCGACGACGACATCCCGTTCTGA
- a CDS encoding MFS transporter, whose translation MGDSHSERMSGAETRAAGGLALVFAFRMLGMFMVLPVLATYGQELAGSTPALIGLAIGAYGLTQAFLQIPFGVISDRIGRRPVIYIGLVIFAAGSLLAANADSIWGVIAGRVLQGAGAISAAVMALLSDLTREQHRTKAMAMIGMSIGLSFAVAMVVGPLLTRAFGLSGLFLATGALALLGIVIVAGLVPSSAGPLQHRESGVARQALWPTLKHPDLLRLDFAIFALHAILMASFIALPLALVEQGGLPREQHWWVYLTALLGGFFLMVPFIIYGEKKRQMRRVLIGSIVVLLGCELFFWAFGHGLRNLVLGIVVFFTAFNLLEASLPSLISKVAPAGGKGTAMGVYSTSQFLGSALGGILGGWLYQHYGLAGVFAGCALLTVLWLAFAVTMREPPYVTSLRLPLSSAALQEAGLAERIQAAPGVADAVVVVEEAALYVKVDTQQLDRTSLQRLIEAAPVTC comes from the coding sequence ATGGGCGATTCGCACAGCGAACGCATGAGTGGCGCGGAAACCCGTGCAGCCGGTGGGCTGGCGTTGGTGTTCGCATTCCGCATGCTGGGCATGTTCATGGTGTTGCCGGTATTGGCTACCTATGGGCAGGAGCTCGCCGGTTCAACCCCGGCCCTGATCGGACTGGCGATCGGCGCCTACGGCCTGACCCAGGCCTTCCTGCAGATTCCCTTCGGGGTAATCTCCGACCGCATCGGTCGGCGACCGGTGATCTACATCGGCCTGGTGATCTTCGCCGCAGGCAGTCTGCTGGCCGCCAATGCCGATTCCATCTGGGGGGTGATCGCCGGGCGCGTGCTGCAGGGTGCCGGGGCGATTTCCGCGGCGGTGATGGCACTGCTGTCGGACCTGACCCGTGAGCAGCACCGCACCAAAGCGATGGCCATGATCGGCATGAGCATCGGCCTGTCGTTCGCCGTGGCCATGGTAGTCGGTCCGCTGCTGACCCGCGCCTTTGGCCTGTCCGGGCTGTTCCTGGCCACTGGCGCCTTGGCGCTGCTGGGCATCGTCATCGTCGCCGGCCTGGTGCCATCGAGTGCCGGGCCGCTGCAGCACCGCGAGTCTGGCGTCGCCAGGCAGGCGCTGTGGCCAACCCTGAAACACCCGGACCTGCTGCGCCTGGACTTCGCCATCTTCGCCCTGCATGCGATTCTCATGGCCAGCTTCATTGCCCTGCCGCTGGCCCTGGTGGAGCAGGGCGGCCTGCCCAGGGAACAGCATTGGTGGGTGTACCTCACCGCGCTGCTCGGCGGCTTCTTCCTGATGGTGCCGTTCATCATCTACGGCGAGAAGAAGCGCCAGATGCGCCGCGTGCTGATCGGCTCGATCGTCGTGCTGCTCGGCTGCGAACTGTTCTTCTGGGCGTTCGGCCATGGCCTGCGCAACCTGGTGCTGGGCATCGTGGTGTTCTTCACTGCCTTCAACCTGCTCGAAGCCTCGCTGCCCTCGCTGATCAGCAAGGTGGCGCCGGCCGGTGGCAAGGGCACGGCCATGGGCGTGTACTCGACCAGCCAGTTTCTCGGCTCGGCCCTGGGCGGCATCCTCGGTGGCTGGCTGTATCAGCACTACGGGCTGGCCGGCGTGTTTGCCGGCTGTGCACTGTTGACGGTTCTCTGGCTGGCCTTTGCTGTTACTATGCGTGAACCGCCGTATGTGACCAGCCTGCGGTTGCCGCTCTCCAGTGCGGCGTTGCAGGAAGCAGGTCTGGCCGAGCGAATTCAGGCAGCGCCGGGAGTGGCGGATGCCGTTGTGGTGGTCGAAGAGGCCGCCCTCTATGTGAAAGTGGATACCCAACAATTGGATCGCACGTCGCTGCAGCGCTTGATCGAAGCGGCGCCGGTGACGTGCTGA